One Nicotiana tomentosiformis chromosome 4, ASM39032v3, whole genome shotgun sequence genomic window carries:
- the LOC138909955 gene encoding uncharacterized protein, which translates to MASYEALYRRRCRSPVGWFEVGETELYGLDLVHQAIEKLAYELELPSELEFVHPVFHVSMLRKCIGDPSRVIPIKDVQVMEDLSYEDVPVAILDRQIRKLRTKDVASVKVLWENNNTEEMTWEAEEEMKSKYPCLFQIEDNKDVGGTQDAMEAETAL; encoded by the exons ATGGCCTCGTACGAAGCGTTGTAcaggaggagatgtagatcaccagtgggatggttcgaagtcggtgaaaCTGAATTATATGGGCTAGATTTggttcaccaagccattgagaag cttgcttatgagttagaattgccatccgaattggaatttgtccacccggtattccatgtatctatgctgagAAAATGTATTGGGGACCCTTCTCGGGttatccctatcaaagatgtacaagttatggaggatctatcatatgaagatgttccagtggctatattagatcgacaaatccgcaagctgagaacaaaggatgtagcttccgtcaaagtattgtgGGAGAACAACAATacggaagaaatgacatgggaagcggaagaggagatgaagtctaaatacccttgcCTATTCCAGATTGAAGATAACAAGGATGTCGGGGGAACACAGGACGCAATGGAAgctgaaacggctctatga